In a single window of the Saccharothrix australiensis genome:
- a CDS encoding PLP-dependent aminotransferase family protein, whose amino-acid sequence MNHDVPPGGRISGSRLARLLGEWRRRGARQGSADLAAAIRMLVLDGRLPAGTRLPAEREMAEALPVSRTMITAALDQLRSEGLVASRRGAGSWISLPTGSLGMVPDTPLVGHSMVDFGRAAPPAIPGMLAAFDRVRLRLPEHVVDHGYYEHGLFDLRKRIAQRYEARGLPTSPDQIVITSGAQHALALALRLLTGPGDRVLVEQPSYPNALDAIKAVSAIPVPVAMTPTGWDLPGIAAALRQAAPRMAYLVLDFHNPTSHRLDAEGRAELADIARRARTPLVIDETVVELDLDGDPLDGPPPMASYAEDLVVTLGSASKAYWGGLRIGWIRASAEVVHRLISTRTALDLGSAVFEQLVLAELMTEPDQALAARRTLLAEQRDVLIAGLREHCPQWRFRRPAGGLSVWCELDAPISTRVAVVAQNHGIRLAPGSRFGAHGGFERWLRLPYVLPSDVLRDAVRRLGLVAASVTGTSANVPGEADATMPVA is encoded by the coding sequence ATGAACCACGACGTCCCACCAGGTGGACGTATATCCGGCTCTCGACTCGCCCGCCTGCTCGGCGAGTGGCGGCGGCGCGGCGCGCGGCAGGGCTCCGCCGACCTCGCGGCGGCGATCCGGATGCTCGTCCTCGACGGCCGGCTGCCCGCCGGGACCCGCCTGCCCGCCGAGCGCGAGATGGCCGAGGCGCTGCCCGTCAGCCGCACCATGATCACCGCGGCACTCGACCAGTTGCGGTCCGAGGGGCTGGTGGCCAGCAGGCGTGGCGCGGGGTCGTGGATCAGCCTGCCGACGGGGTCGCTCGGGATGGTCCCCGACACCCCGCTGGTCGGGCACAGCATGGTCGACTTCGGCCGCGCCGCGCCGCCCGCGATACCCGGCATGCTGGCGGCGTTCGACCGGGTGCGGCTGCGGCTGCCCGAGCACGTGGTCGACCACGGTTACTACGAGCACGGCCTGTTCGACCTGCGCAAGCGCATCGCGCAGCGGTACGAGGCGCGCGGGCTGCCGACGTCGCCGGACCAGATCGTCATCACCAGCGGCGCGCAGCACGCGCTGGCGCTGGCGCTGCGGCTGCTCACCGGGCCGGGCGACCGGGTGCTGGTCGAGCAGCCGAGCTACCCCAACGCGCTCGACGCGATCAAGGCGGTGTCGGCCATCCCGGTGCCGGTGGCCATGACGCCGACCGGGTGGGACCTGCCGGGCATCGCGGCGGCCCTGCGCCAGGCCGCGCCGCGCATGGCGTACCTGGTGCTGGACTTCCACAACCCGACCAGCCACCGGCTGGACGCGGAGGGGCGGGCGGAACTGGCCGACATCGCGCGCCGCGCCCGCACGCCGCTGGTGATCGACGAGACGGTGGTCGAGCTGGACCTCGACGGCGATCCGCTGGACGGTCCGCCGCCGATGGCGTCGTACGCCGAGGACCTGGTGGTGACGCTGGGGTCGGCGAGCAAGGCGTACTGGGGCGGGTTGCGGATCGGGTGGATACGGGCGTCGGCCGAGGTGGTCCACCGCCTGATCTCGACGCGGACGGCGCTGGACCTCGGTTCGGCGGTGTTCGAGCAGCTGGTGCTGGCCGAGCTGATGACCGAGCCGGACCAGGCGCTGGCGGCCCGGCGGACCCTGCTGGCGGAGCAGCGCGACGTGCTGATCGCCGGCCTGCGCGAACACTGCCCGCAGTGGCGGTTCCGCCGGCCGGCGGGCGGGCTGAGCGTGTGGTGCGAACTGGACGCGCCCATCAGCACCCGCGTGGCCGTCGTGGCGCAGAACCACGGCATCCGCCTCGCTCCGGGGTCGCGGTTCGGGGCGCACGGCGGGTTCGAGCGCTGGCTGCGCCTGCCCTACGTCCTGCCGTCCGACGTGCTCCGCGACGCGGTCCGGCGGCTGGGGCTGGTGGCGGCGTCGGTGACGGGCACGAGCGCGAACGTGCCCGGCGAGGCGGACGCCACCATGCCCGTGGCCTGA
- a CDS encoding S8 family peptidase, producing MVSDVDLVDVVSLAEIAERCRAEQPDLTVHDPGGPQECLLRSGELLVRSDGVPMAVDRLRRWVDRVEDAADLVFARIRLRPGEEPVRIAADSGLAVAPNHVHVGSPIMIGTARPLPRSAPPPPAPAEETWDVTAAVLDTGLDPHPWFAGREWFAASEHSPEVLDADGRPGQDRQAGHGTFVTGVLLTHAPGVRVRHRRVLSSLGLTDDATVAAGLRAVRGTVDVIVLTAGCHTADDTCPPVLRHEVERSGATVVAAAGNGATTRPVWPAALPTVVAVGADAPFSNHGPWVDAIAPAVDVTSSFVRLAPSADAVPGTETREYGYARWSGTSFAAPRVAADIARLLHLGVPPAEAVRQVTALQPT from the coding sequence ATGGTGTCCGATGTGGATCTCGTCGACGTCGTCTCGCTGGCGGAAATCGCCGAGCGCTGTCGGGCGGAACAGCCCGACCTCACCGTGCACGACCCCGGTGGCCCGCAGGAGTGCCTGCTCCGTTCAGGTGAGCTGCTGGTCCGTTCGGACGGCGTGCCGATGGCGGTGGACCGGCTGCGCCGCTGGGTGGACCGGGTGGAGGACGCGGCGGACCTCGTGTTCGCCCGTATCCGCCTGCGGCCCGGCGAGGAGCCGGTGCGGATCGCCGCCGACAGCGGCTTGGCCGTCGCGCCCAACCACGTCCACGTCGGCAGCCCGATCATGATCGGCACGGCCCGGCCGCTGCCTCGCTCGGCACCGCCGCCGCCCGCGCCCGCCGAGGAGACGTGGGACGTGACGGCCGCCGTGCTCGACACCGGTCTCGACCCGCACCCGTGGTTCGCCGGCCGGGAGTGGTTCGCGGCGTCGGAGCACTCGCCCGAGGTGCTGGACGCCGACGGGCGACCGGGCCAGGACCGGCAGGCGGGGCACGGCACGTTCGTGACCGGCGTGCTGCTGACCCACGCGCCGGGCGTGCGGGTGCGGCACCGGCGGGTGCTGTCGTCACTGGGCCTGACCGACGACGCGACCGTCGCGGCCGGCCTGCGGGCGGTGCGCGGGACGGTCGACGTCATCGTGCTGACGGCGGGCTGCCACACGGCCGACGACACGTGCCCGCCCGTGCTGCGGCACGAGGTCGAACGGTCGGGCGCGACCGTCGTGGCCGCCGCGGGCAACGGCGCGACCACGCGTCCGGTGTGGCCGGCCGCCCTGCCCACGGTGGTGGCGGTGGGTGCGGACGCGCCGTTCTCCAACCACGGGCCGTGGGTGGACGCCATCGCGCCCGCCGTGGATGTGACCAGCAGTTTCGTTCGACTGGCGCCCTCGGCGGACGCCGTGCCGGGCACCGAGACGCGCGAATACGGCTACGCCCGGTGGAGCGGCACGTCCTTCGCCGCGCCCCGCGTCGCGGCCGACATCGCGCGGTTGCTGCACCTCGGCGTGCCGCCGGCGGAAGCCGTCCGGCAGGTCACCGCCCTCCAGCCGACGTGA